A part of Curtobacterium sp. MCLR17_036 genomic DNA contains:
- a CDS encoding FAD-dependent oxidoreductase — MSTVAVPELAVVSSPWSLGPLHLSNRVVMGSMHTGLEVHDDGGAGMAAFYRERAAGGAACIITGGIALSDEARGGPDFAVFGVGGADERFRAAVDAVHDEGSTILAQLFHAGRYALAAGMVDRHGAPQRVVAPSALPWAAARGVVPTELTAAEVERTIEDFAAAARSARDIGFDGVEIMASEGYLINQFQSPLTNLRDDAWGGSPERRRRFTVAVVEAVRAAVPDLAVTIRLSGADLMPGSSTDDEVDALVHELLPLGLDGISVGIGWHESRTPTVQAAVPHGAWLAYASRIARVVRASDHPEVRVIASNRMTDLRDGEAVLADGLLDAVALARPFLADPAIVDRSLAGSFDLVNTCIGCNQACLDRSIIGAPVSCLVNPRAAREVAFPARPTTDPKRVDVVGGGPAGLAAAVDAARRGHHVTLWEASDRLGGQFDLAALVPGKEDYAATVRAARAELADRGATVHLGHPAAVADLAGSDAVVVATGVVPRAVDVPGADLPHVLSYEQALRDGVPAGTVAIIGGGGIGVDTAAFLTESPDEARRATEFGARWDVDVAETVVGDVPQRLPAAQRTLRPGPDVTVLRRSGKFGQGVGITSRWVALGRLRDAGVRMVGGVQEYLRIEPGVLWIRDEHGDEVGVPADSVVVCAGQERALPTGDEADGRPTDGLVTGLQTAGVPVAVVGGARDARSVDAVRATSEALEAVRRLAP, encoded by the coding sequence ATGAGCACCGTCGCCGTCCCCGAGCTCGCCGTCGTCTCCTCGCCGTGGAGCCTCGGCCCCCTGCACCTGTCGAACCGGGTGGTGATGGGGTCGATGCACACCGGGCTCGAGGTGCACGACGACGGCGGGGCCGGCATGGCTGCCTTCTACCGCGAACGCGCCGCGGGCGGTGCGGCCTGCATCATCACCGGCGGCATCGCCCTGAGCGACGAGGCCCGCGGCGGTCCGGACTTCGCCGTGTTCGGCGTCGGGGGAGCGGACGAGCGGTTCCGCGCCGCGGTCGACGCCGTGCACGACGAGGGCTCGACGATCCTCGCGCAGCTCTTCCACGCCGGTCGGTACGCACTCGCCGCGGGGATGGTGGACCGGCACGGGGCGCCCCAGCGGGTCGTGGCGCCCTCGGCACTGCCGTGGGCGGCGGCCCGCGGCGTGGTGCCGACCGAGCTGACGGCCGCCGAGGTCGAGCGGACCATCGAGGACTTCGCCGCCGCGGCCCGCTCCGCACGCGACATCGGGTTCGACGGCGTCGAGATCATGGCGTCCGAGGGCTACCTCATCAACCAGTTCCAGTCGCCGCTGACGAACCTGCGCGACGACGCGTGGGGCGGTTCGCCGGAACGCCGACGGCGCTTCACGGTGGCGGTCGTCGAGGCCGTCCGCGCGGCGGTGCCCGACCTGGCCGTGACGATCCGGCTCTCGGGTGCCGACCTCATGCCCGGGTCCTCGACGGACGACGAGGTCGACGCCCTCGTGCACGAACTGCTGCCCCTCGGACTCGACGGGATCTCGGTCGGCATCGGCTGGCACGAGTCGCGCACGCCCACCGTGCAGGCCGCCGTGCCGCACGGAGCATGGCTCGCCTACGCGTCGCGGATCGCCCGGGTCGTGCGCGCCTCGGACCACCCCGAGGTCCGCGTCATCGCCTCGAACCGGATGACCGACCTGCGTGACGGCGAGGCGGTGCTGGCCGACGGGCTGCTCGACGCCGTCGCCCTCGCGCGGCCGTTCCTCGCCGACCCCGCGATCGTCGACCGGTCGCTCGCGGGGTCGTTCGACCTCGTGAACACCTGCATCGGCTGCAACCAGGCCTGCCTCGACCGGTCGATCATCGGCGCACCCGTGTCCTGCCTGGTCAACCCGCGGGCGGCGCGCGAGGTCGCGTTCCCGGCCCGACCGACCACCGACCCGAAGCGGGTCGACGTCGTCGGCGGGGGACCGGCGGGGCTCGCGGCAGCTGTGGACGCCGCGCGACGCGGTCACCACGTCACGCTGTGGGAGGCCTCCGACCGGCTCGGCGGACAGTTCGACCTCGCCGCGCTCGTGCCCGGCAAGGAGGACTACGCCGCCACCGTCCGGGCCGCCCGCGCCGAGCTCGCCGACCGCGGGGCCACCGTGCACCTCGGGCACCCGGCCGCCGTCGCGGACCTGGCCGGCAGCGACGCGGTCGTCGTCGCCACGGGCGTCGTGCCGCGGGCGGTCGACGTGCCGGGCGCCGACCTGCCGCACGTGCTGTCCTACGAGCAGGCCCTGCGCGACGGGGTCCCCGCCGGCACGGTCGCGATCATCGGCGGCGGCGGCATCGGCGTCGACACGGCGGCCTTCCTGACCGAGTCACCGGACGAAGCACGTCGCGCCACCGAGTTCGGCGCGCGCTGGGACGTCGACGTGGCCGAGACCGTCGTGGGCGACGTGCCGCAGCGGCTCCCCGCCGCGCAGCGCACGCTCCGGCCCGGTCCGGACGTCACTGTGCTCCGCCGGTCGGGCAAGTTCGGCCAGGGCGTCGGCATCACCTCGCGCTGGGTGGCCCTCGGCCGGCTGCGCGACGCCGGGGTCCGGATGGTCGGCGGCGTGCAGGAGTACCTGCGCATCGAACCCGGGGTCCTCTGGATCCGCGACGAGCACGGGGACGAGGTCGGCGTACCGGCGGACAGCGTCGTGGTCTGCGCGGGGCAGGAGCGCGCGCTCCCGACCGGCGACGAGGCGGACGGGCGGCCGACCGACGGACTCGTCACGGGCCTCCAGACCGCCGGCGTGCCGGTCGCCGTCGTCGGCGGCGCGCGCGACGCACGGAGCGTGGACGCGGTCCGCGCGACGTCCGAGGCACTCGAAGCCGTGCGCCGACTCGCGCCGTAG
- a CDS encoding acyl-CoA dehydrogenase family protein, with protein sequence MTMVTEPDTEPDTETAFQQLKAEVTEWVRGRGEEWAEQIERTGQVAPELFQELKDKGWLSLAAPTELGGRAVPFSRYLEIMEIVSRSHASIRMLVHVINGTWRAMAPYATPEQIEQVVKPSVAGDALVAFTLTEATAGTGADIRTTVRREGDTYVMNGEKHLITFGVKADYWLIAARLEGTTGQDGTVAFLMPNSGLPGAEVIDDSDTMGIRGTDHAILRFTETPIPASARLGEEGQGLEVALGGFLLPSRVSVAMSAVGLAERANELAVEYANKRETFGKQLSSRQAIQFYLAENYADIAAARALVLEAARAYEAGRPDAGTLSSASKMVAVDMLARVTDKALQVHGGQGYWKRNAIERVYRDARAQRFEEGTNEIQKLVVGRAVVTGKAGF encoded by the coding sequence ATGACGATGGTCACGGAGCCGGACACCGAGCCGGACACCGAGACGGCCTTCCAGCAGCTCAAGGCCGAGGTCACCGAGTGGGTCCGCGGACGCGGTGAGGAGTGGGCCGAGCAGATCGAGCGCACCGGCCAGGTCGCCCCCGAGCTCTTCCAGGAGCTCAAGGACAAGGGCTGGCTGTCGCTCGCGGCGCCGACCGAGCTCGGCGGACGGGCCGTCCCGTTCTCGCGCTACCTCGAGATCATGGAGATCGTCTCGCGGTCGCACGCGTCGATCCGGATGCTCGTGCACGTCATCAACGGCACGTGGCGCGCGATGGCCCCCTACGCGACGCCGGAGCAGATCGAGCAGGTCGTCAAGCCCTCGGTCGCGGGCGACGCGCTCGTCGCGTTCACCCTGACCGAGGCGACGGCCGGCACCGGCGCGGACATCCGCACCACCGTCCGCCGCGAGGGCGACACGTACGTCATGAACGGCGAGAAGCACCTCATCACGTTCGGGGTCAAGGCCGACTACTGGCTCATCGCCGCCCGCCTCGAGGGCACCACCGGCCAGGACGGCACGGTCGCGTTCCTCATGCCGAACAGCGGGCTGCCGGGCGCCGAGGTGATCGACGACTCGGACACCATGGGCATCCGCGGCACCGACCACGCGATCCTCCGCTTCACCGAGACGCCGATCCCCGCCTCCGCCCGCCTGGGCGAGGAGGGCCAGGGCCTCGAGGTCGCGCTCGGCGGCTTCCTGCTGCCGAGCCGCGTCTCCGTCGCGATGAGCGCCGTCGGCCTCGCCGAGCGGGCGAACGAGCTCGCCGTCGAGTACGCGAACAAGCGCGAGACCTTCGGCAAGCAGCTCTCCAGCCGCCAGGCGATCCAGTTCTACCTGGCCGAGAACTACGCCGACATCGCCGCCGCCCGCGCCCTGGTGCTCGAGGCCGCTCGCGCCTACGAAGCGGGCCGCCCCGACGCCGGCACGCTGTCGAGCGCCTCGAAGATGGTCGCGGTCGACATGCTCGCCCGCGTCACCGACAAGGCGCTGCAGGTGCACGGCGGCCAGGGCTACTGGAAGCGCAACGCCATCGAGCGCGTCTACCGCGACGCGCGCGCCCAGCGCTTCGAAGAAGGCACCAACGAGATCCAGAAGCTGGTCGTCGGCCGCGCCGTCGTGACCGGCAAGGCCGGGTTCTAG
- the rpsP gene encoding 30S ribosomal protein S16 yields the protein MAVKIRLKRLGKIRAPYYRIVVADSRTKRDGRVLEEIGQYHPTEEPSVIKIESERALYWLGVGAQPTEQVAALLKLTGDWAKFKGEKDTESKVKVAEPKQAFVADSSKKAVLKPKSEKTAPAAPAADEAAADAETTEA from the coding sequence GTGGCTGTCAAGATCCGTCTGAAGCGTCTCGGTAAGATCCGTGCGCCCTACTACCGCATCGTCGTCGCCGACTCGCGCACCAAGCGCGACGGTCGTGTCCTCGAGGAGATCGGTCAGTACCACCCGACCGAGGAGCCCTCGGTCATCAAGATCGAGTCCGAGCGTGCGCTCTACTGGCTCGGCGTCGGCGCGCAGCCGACCGAGCAGGTCGCGGCCCTCCTCAAGCTGACCGGCGACTGGGCCAAGTTCAAGGGCGAGAAGGACACCGAGTCCAAGGTCAAGGTCGCCGAGCCCAAGCAGGCCTTCGTGGCCGACTCGTCGAAGAAGGCCGTCCTCAAGCCCAAGTCGGAGAAGACCGCTCCGGCCGCCCCGGCTGCCGACGAGGCCGCCGCCGACGCCGAGACGACCGAGGCGTAA
- a CDS encoding RNA-binding protein — MLESALTHLVKGIVDHPDDVRVASSTSARGEVLEVRVHPEDLGRVIGRAGRTAKALRTLVSALADGKRVRVDVVDTDS, encoded by the coding sequence TTGCTCGAATCCGCGCTGACGCACCTCGTCAAGGGGATCGTCGATCACCCTGACGACGTGCGCGTCGCCAGCTCCACCTCTGCGCGGGGCGAGGTCCTCGAGGTGCGTGTGCACCCCGAGGACCTCGGCCGCGTGATCGGTCGCGCCGGGCGCACTGCCAAGGCGCTCCGCACCCTCGTCTCGGCCCTGGCCGACGGCAAGCGCGTGCGGGTCGACGTGGTGGACACCGATTCCTAG
- a CDS encoding SDR family oxidoreductase gives MTDSTNAPIALITGASRGIGRLLAQKLGQRGVTVVVTYKGNADLAEESLADVRAAGGDGITAQVDIEQPESIDALFDLVRDTYGRLDMFVANAAASAFKPVADLKLHHLDRSYATNARSFVLGAQRAAELMDRGGRIVVVTSYGSLRAFPTYAALGAAKAMTEAYTKYMAVEFGPRQITVNAVNGGLIDTDSLDYFYNSVPGMAPMDSVLSKLPLQRPGTADDMADAVDFLLSDKASYITGQTLSVDGGLTVVAPPFWADTTSPLRDAVLPPAE, from the coding sequence GTGACCGACAGCACCAACGCACCCATCGCGCTCATCACGGGCGCCTCGCGCGGCATCGGCCGCCTGCTCGCGCAGAAGCTCGGCCAGCGCGGCGTCACCGTCGTCGTGACGTACAAGGGCAACGCCGACCTGGCCGAGGAGTCCCTGGCCGACGTCAGGGCCGCCGGCGGCGACGGCATCACCGCCCAGGTCGACATCGAGCAGCCGGAGTCGATCGACGCGCTGTTCGACCTGGTGCGCGACACCTACGGGCGGCTCGACATGTTCGTCGCGAACGCCGCGGCCAGCGCGTTCAAGCCCGTCGCCGACCTCAAGCTGCACCACCTCGACCGCAGCTACGCCACGAACGCCCGCTCGTTCGTGCTCGGCGCCCAGCGCGCCGCGGAACTCATGGACCGCGGTGGCCGCATCGTCGTCGTCACCTCGTACGGGTCGCTCCGCGCGTTCCCGACCTACGCCGCGCTCGGCGCCGCGAAGGCCATGACCGAGGCGTACACGAAGTACATGGCGGTCGAGTTCGGCCCGCGCCAGATCACCGTGAACGCGGTGAACGGCGGGCTCATCGACACCGACTCGCTCGACTACTTCTACAACTCGGTGCCGGGGATGGCGCCGATGGACTCGGTGCTGTCGAAGCTGCCGCTGCAGCGCCCGGGCACCGCCGACGACATGGCGGACGCGGTCGACTTCCTGCTGTCCGACAAGGCGTCCTACATCACCGGGCAGACCCTCTCGGTCGACGGCGGACTCACCGTGGTCGCGCCGCCGTTCTGGGCGGACACGACGTCGCCCCTTCGCGACGCGGTGCTGCCTCCGGCAGAGTAG
- the trmD gene encoding tRNA (guanosine(37)-N1)-methyltransferase TrmD codes for MRIDIVTIFPEFFSVLDVSLLGKARSGGLLDLHVHDLRSWTTDRHRTVDDTPYGGGAGMVMKPEPWAQALEALLRPDGSSTLVVPTPAGTPFTQSIARSLASTSDHLVFACGRYEGIDARVFEWAASRCSVVELSLGDYVLNGGEVAAMAMIEAVGRLVPGVVGNPESLVEESHEDGLLEYPSYTKPASWRDLDVPDVLLSGHHGRVAAWRHEQQLERTRRVRPDLLPDA; via the coding sequence GTGCGGATCGACATCGTCACGATCTTCCCGGAGTTCTTCTCCGTGCTCGACGTGTCCCTGCTCGGCAAGGCCCGCTCCGGCGGCCTGCTCGACCTGCACGTGCACGACCTGCGCTCCTGGACGACCGACCGGCACCGCACCGTCGACGACACCCCGTACGGCGGTGGCGCCGGCATGGTGATGAAGCCCGAGCCGTGGGCGCAGGCGCTCGAGGCCCTGCTCCGACCGGACGGGTCCTCGACCCTCGTCGTCCCGACACCGGCCGGCACCCCGTTCACGCAGTCGATCGCGCGCTCGCTCGCGTCGACGTCGGACCACCTCGTGTTCGCCTGCGGGCGGTACGAGGGCATCGACGCCCGCGTGTTCGAGTGGGCGGCGTCCCGCTGCTCGGTCGTCGAGCTCTCGCTGGGCGACTACGTCCTGAACGGTGGCGAGGTCGCGGCGATGGCGATGATCGAGGCCGTCGGGCGCCTGGTGCCCGGCGTCGTCGGCAACCCCGAGTCCCTGGTCGAGGAGTCCCACGAGGACGGCCTGCTCGAGTACCCCTCGTACACGAAGCCCGCGTCCTGGCGCGACCTCGACGTCCCGGATGTCCTGCTGAGCGGCCACCACGGCCGCGTCGCTGCGTGGCGGCACGAGCAGCAGCTCGAGCGCACCCGCCGCGTGCGCCCGGACCTGCTCCCCGACGCGTAG
- the rimM gene encoding ribosome maturation factor RimM (Essential for efficient processing of 16S rRNA), translating into MPRETTQLRVGRITKAHGLKGGIKLELYTDDPDRRFTPGATFTLQVPDDSPWSGKTLELDELRWYNGHPVAFFAGIDDRTGAESLARAILWVEQDADAETGEDDAWYDHQLVGLQVLRDGVEVGTVARVDHLPAQDLLAVDTPSRGEVLVPFVSAIVPAVDIAAGTVTVTPPQGLFEDPEDTSRPETVTD; encoded by the coding sequence ATTCCTAGGGAGACGACCCAGCTCCGGGTGGGTCGGATCACCAAGGCGCACGGGCTCAAGGGCGGCATCAAGCTCGAGCTCTACACCGACGACCCGGATCGTCGGTTCACCCCGGGCGCCACGTTCACGCTCCAGGTCCCCGACGACTCACCGTGGTCGGGCAAGACCCTCGAGCTCGACGAACTCCGCTGGTACAACGGTCACCCCGTCGCGTTCTTCGCCGGGATCGACGACCGCACCGGCGCCGAGTCGCTCGCCCGCGCGATCCTCTGGGTCGAGCAGGACGCCGACGCCGAGACCGGCGAGGACGATGCCTGGTACGACCACCAGCTGGTCGGCCTGCAGGTCCTCCGCGACGGCGTCGAGGTCGGCACCGTCGCCCGCGTCGACCACCTGCCCGCACAGGACCTGCTCGCGGTCGACACCCCGTCCCGCGGCGAGGTCCTGGTGCCGTTCGTCTCGGCCATCGTGCCCGCCGTCGACATCGCGGCCGGCACCGTCACCGTGACGCCCCCGCAGGGCCTGTTCGAGGACCCCGAGGACACGTCCCGCCCCGAGACGGTGACGGACTAG